TCACTACGTGGAAAGGCATTCGAACTACCAACGGATGCTGAGAATAACGGCGTACTGCTTGCGATTTCTACAAAACTGTCGTGTTCCACGCAATGAACGGGCTACGGATATTCTCACCACGGAAGAAACTAAAACAGCGGAGACAACTTTAACCAAACTCGTTCAAATGCAGTTCTTCAgcaatgaaataaatcaactaCGACAAGGAAAGCCAATAGCATCTAGGTCACGACTTCGTTGGTTCCACCCATTTCTCGACGACAAGCATGTGCTTCGTATAGGTGGTCGTCTTGGCAACTCCCAACTACCTTATGAAAGCAAGCATCAAGCAATCCTACCCTCTACACACACATTTTCGAAATTATTAGTCAAGCACATTCATCTGCAACAGCTTCATGCGGGTCCGCAGCTTCTTCTAGCGGTCCTTCGTCTACGCCATTGGGTCATTGGCGCCAGAGACCTGGCCAAACGTACAGTTCAGAACTGTATAATCTGCGTCAGAAATCGGCCCAAAAGGATAGAACAATTCATGGCGGAACTACCCACTGCACGAGTAACTGCCACCAGACCATTCTCGACAACAGGGATCGATTATTGGGGCCCGATTCAAATAAAGCAACAACATCGACGAGCTGCCCCACGCAAGGCTTATGTAGCCGTTTTCGTGTGCTTCAGTACAAAGGCCGTGCATATCGAGCTAGTTGCGGATCTGAGCACAGCCAAATTTATTCAAGCTTTACGCAGATTTGTTTCCCGACGCGGCCTCTGTTCCGATATATACAGTGACAATGGTCGAAATTTTATCGGGGCCGCCAATGAATTGCGACGGATATTAAACAACAAGGAACATCAGACAGAAGTCGCACAAGAATGCCTCTCGAACGGCATCAGGTGGCACTTCAATCCACCAACGGCTTCGCATTTTGGTGGGCTGTGGGAAGCAGCGATCGCCTCTGCACAGAAACATTTCTTTCGAATCCTGGGACCACACATCCTATACTATGACGATACCGAAACTCTTCTCTCGCAAATCGAATGCTGCTTGCACTCTAGACCGATAGTTCCTGTCAGCGATGACCCAAGTGACTTCGAAGTTCTCACTCCTGGGCACTTTTTAGTGGGAGCTCCAATGAAAGCGGTTCCAGACGTTGATTTCTCAACTACTCCACTCAATCACTTACACCAGTGGCAGCTGACACAAAAACTTTTCCAACACCTGTGGCAAAGATGGCACCGAGAATACTTGTGCACTCTTCAGCAGCGCACGAAATGGCTTAACGCACCAACGGACATCGAGGTGGGACGACTGGTCGTCATGAAAGATGACAATGTTCCGCCTATGAACTGGAGAACTGCGAGAATCGAAGAACTACATCCCGGGTCGGACGGAATCGTTCGTGTTGTATCTCTCCGATCGCcacaggggaaattcattcggccGGTAGCGAAAATATGTTTGCTGCCCGTCGCATCACCGCCTTGCCAAAAAACAGATGCACTAGACTCAACCTCCAAAACTAGATCCTGTTAATTTCACCTTCGGAGGAACCTGCAACGATATATTCAAGGCCCTTTATCAAAGGGGGCAAGGTGAAAACCTGTCCATTATCCTTTAAACCTTTTAAACCCGCTACCGGgtcaattttgttatttttttaagcaaaatactTTTTCCACTGCAAAATGCTGCTCTATGGAGGCGACGACGAGTTGACatttgaatcaaaacaaactgcGATTGGATGAACCTCGTACGATGACggcatagactaacgcaaaatgaactcccccaagaaattatgacgtttgagcgggtcgcataatgaacgcaaaatgaacttttgttcgagaagacgacccgctcaaatgtcaaaatccatcgggtgagtgaatttcatgaactcctgcacaggtctattcgCCTCTTAAGTTCGGATCGTTGGCATTCAGAAACGTTTTCTGAAGGGGGCAAGATGTTCGTGCGCTACACGCACAGCTGAAACAGTGTATGCAAGTTCAtgcactcacaaaaaactccgcattatattcatgagttcacacatggattttcgcaatgggggtagcgaaatggtttccatattttcgacacatatattccatgcgcccacatgcattgcatgagtgttcacacatactatccatgtgggtcatagtatccatgtgtgaatttgtatgcaattaagtatgtgccgacgcatgatattcatatttcaaaatacatggatttttgccataaagtatgtgtcgattttcctgagtgtggTCTGTGCCATCTATCTGTGTGCTTGCTTTCGTCAAGTTCAAGCAAACACTCCCTCAGCAGGCGAATCGAGTCGAACACCACTGACAGCCGCCCTTCGGAAATACCAAGATGGAGAAAAAGTTATTTCCGATCGCCCAATATATAAAAGGACTGAACAAAACGTCATCATGGCTCTCCTTTCGTCACACGGACTAGTCATCGGCTTCGGTATTCATCGAGTGAACTTAAAACGACAACCTAAGATCAACCTAATATAGTCTTGTTGCGCATGGAGCTAGGCATGGAGTACCTAAAAGTTGAATATGTAGAATTGAAATAAACTTTAGAATTAGAAGTTTGAAGTAACGTTAATAAAAGTAAGATTAAATAGTGAAGCGAAATACAGTGATTCAGTTGAAAGGACAATCCAAATTGTACCATCTTTACGGGTAGTATCAGTGGTTCTATTGCCTTTGCTGTCGCGCTTCTGTGCTGTCGacacatttttttgttgaattattTTGCGTAACCGTGCGACTACATTTATTTATATTCAACGCAACATTTGACATTTGATTATTGTGACTATGGTGATAATCTCTATGTTAGTACATACATTTCAGCAATCCAATATTATTTCTTCTCTTCAAgttttttgcactttttttctcgtttcagagggCGAGTAATGGTGCTTAAACCTAGGCCTACATGTACACTGAAGGACATGAGTGTTCGTCATGTTCTGGCTGTGAATGTGTAGACTCAAAATTAGAAGATGCAATATATTCAATATTGTTTTGAAGATGGGAAGGCTTACGTATTGATAACGAAGTATAAAGAATTGGATCTTcacaaaaaaagcgttcccaaaTTCTCGAATCAGCAAAAAACGCCGTAATTTAAGTCATGGATCCaaaacgttccagaaaacgtgactaagtaacttaatttaattttctttttcagGTCAAAATCGATCGCTAGGCTTCTTAGACAAACTACACCGCTCTTCTTCTTAACCGCTTTTTTCATCTTCTTTTTGCCGTTTGACATTTTGAACCGATCCTACTGAGCTGCGCATAAACcatcccaatttttttttgcgggaTGATGATGTCAAAATTGGAAGATGCAAAGTACACTAAGATTTTGTGCGTCACGGTGAAAATTGAACAAATTTATCActtcattcaaagttaattgccgggtattaagccacccggagtggaaattaattactatgtctgaagcacgatttatgcatatgcacagcatgtgacagatttagttcggaaaaggtattggagggtaattactcagtacccgctaagctgcggagctGTCTAGCGGGACTGTTGACCCTCCAATTCCTTTTCCGAACTACATCTATCACATGTTCtgcatatgcataaatcgagtttcagacatagtaattcaattttttatttaaatggtaTTCAATTAGTTGAACTTTAAATTTAGACAAAGTTGCCCGGTTTTTATTTCTAGAAGTTTAAAGTTTAGAATGACGTCACAacgcacggcatacaaaaaataaGGCAGGCTGCAAGGCAAACAACAAGGCAccttcagtttgaatgtaaacatgtgtcgtcactacaATCTTCGCAgaagctgaactgagacgattctctacggtctcagcgtgcttacttttgtactctaacacGTGGCGTCACtcttgaagtgtcatttttcttacaagcctaccttgttgtctgtataccgtgTCACAACTTAGATGACATTTGTATCACAAAACCTAATTTCGAACTCCAAGCTGAACAGAGAAAACTGTCTAACCATGTGAGGGAACATTATTTAAATGATTGAACTCAAACTTGTTGCATTCATTTGAGCTTTTAAACATATTGAAAAGGTTTTTTCttatgaaaagttaaaaaaaaaacttaggggaaggtgggtagacttgatccccggggagacttgatcaccctctgttttatcgagaactaaagtagttttgttctagcgtattttttcttatatatcctctagacaaataacctttatgtggtgggctattttttggattgacaaacttatttattctgcagggcggtttgtatgttttgaccttcctaaagattttttttggctacgcaaaatttgaataacttttcatagcAATGACCatatgctttcgttttttcacagcacaaagccataaatgtgcttaatgatttgtactgatgaaaatgtcaacattccatcaaagttttaggatatttggatttgaagttattgcatCAATATGAGGGCACTTGATTCCCCATTAgccacccatacaaaaatttggcgaaaaaatccataaactataaatctgttctcaggcttctagttttttgtagatttgacagatttgatgaagggttgacaggaaaaaatatttattgcgtagatatcatagaaaggagatcaagtctccccaaattttagaattgcatgtgctgtcgaatacAATAACTAAAACCGTTCATGTATACGctcagcaattcgaaaattgcacgtattttgaaggaaaaatatttaaaaaatctgagggcacctttctaattctatcaaagcaagttattggagagggatcaatttccccccgaatattttaaaagtagatttttgacagcactctaaaaaatcgattgtgtatcattaacaacaataatttaaggactgtcatacatcagtaaagataaatactatatttcttagagagtctgtgtggaaatcttgtatgtttttttttatttttggctgtgatacatcggaaatcagaaaaggggatcaagtctaccaaGTCTCCCCTATTGACAAATTTGGTTTATAAAAATCCTTACTTATTAGATCTTTTAATGTTGCCAAGAAAGTGTGCAAATGCTACTAGATACATTCATTGGGttttactatatgaaaagttcttCACTTATATTTTGGGAaagtttgttttaattttcaaaattttaccaCGAAATGATGTAgaacataatttatttttaggATTTATATATAACTACTCTAGTACCGGTAAGCATTAAAGCGTTGTTTTAATTCAGACCTGAAACTATACGTAACGCTATCCAATGAATGCTTGTCAGCTTTTGATGCATATATAATACTAACATAATGCCTGAAAAGGCGAATTAGTGTTTAGTACCGTCAAGTTGTGTATGCGTTGTGTTGATGTGCAGTGAATATTGTCTTATAAATGAtttttaatatcaaatgtttAATGCAACTACAAGAAGCTCTAACTACCCAGTTACGGCATTCATTCCCTATATAACGACAGCTTATCCCTTGAAAAAGGTTCAATACGctggaccgaaacgtcgggctatgGGGAGAAAAAGACCTGGATGACTGTATGGGTGGGGACAGGGGATTCTAAGTGGAGATTGCTTTCGGAGGAGTTGAATGCGGAGCCTCGTGGCGAACAGTTTTTCTTTTCGTGGAAGAAGAACAAGCGAGTTTCGAAACGTGCTATTCGAACAATAGTGCGTGAGTCATCAAGGACAGTTCGGTCCAAGTTTCGGGAACCGGCCAATCGAGTGACAGTAATAGATTTCGGCTTCCATTTATCATCCTGGCCGCCTATACGACACGCCGACTGTGTAACCGCTTTTCTGGTCCATTCCGTCAGCTGCTTGCTAGTGAGGCCATCGACCGTTTTACCGCCGGCCCAGCTATCGTCGCCTTTGCGGTTGCCGTTAATTCTGACCGTCTCCCCGCAAATCTGTTGGTCCAGCTATCGCCGCCGTTGCCGCCATCGGCAATCCTGCCCAGTGCTCAGAAAGTCTGCTGCCCCAGTTACCGTCGCCACTCCATTCGCCGGTTAAGTTAAGGTCTTAGTTAAGTTAAGGTTAAGTTAAGGTCCATCATGACTAATCTTGCCCATCGCTAAGCAAGACTACCGCCCCAGTTACCGTCGCCATCAGCATTCCTGCCCCAATGTCAAGCAGAGTTGAACAATATCAACAGCGTAGGCTGATATGTGACTTCCTTCATTTATCACATATCAGTAGAAGAAATCAGCTATCAACTCTGCACTGATATTGCACACTGCTCTGTCAGTCAGACATAATGACTGATAGTGAACCAATCTCTATCACTGATAGCCGAGCTACTTGCCAATTTAATAAACTATGCCGGAGGTATCACTACATCGGAAAGAGAAATCTGAAATAGAACCAGAGCGCAGACGGGAATATCTGGAGTTATCAAATGAAACTAATATTTTACATGCTTTTATGAAACATCCCAAAATTTGAGATGTAACACGAGAACACTCCACGCACTGTCCGCCTCAGTCTCTCATGATTATGGACCATTTCAACGATTAGTTTGCCTTCTAGctgaaatttcttttttttcttctttattaaagaggctttcagctcttggctggttcacctctggcTGAAATTTCTCGAATGGCTACACTCGTTGAAATGGTTCGCAGCCTGAGTATTTTGAACATGGAtggatgatgattttatttagTTATAAACGAGCGGCACGGATATTGCATTTCCCCCCTAACAAATTAGTAATATAAGTTTTGCCTCCATCAATTTTATAGTAAAAGAactttacctttactttacttttatcACAGGAATATATAGGCAGGCATCCACTTTCTGATCTCTGTCAGTGACAGCCGCATGTATCAATATCAGTGTGAACTGATAGAGCATTGCATTGATCACTGATTGCTAGGATAAAAAAAGATTGTGCTGCTAACAGTGCTATCGATATCACCTAAATTTCTGTAGTGATGGTGATATTAAGCAACTCTGATGTCAAGCCTGTCAACCTATTACCGCCATCGTGATTGTCGCTGATCCAGTGCGTCGCCCAGTCAGCCTGCTAGCCTATAGTTGCTGCCGCCATCGCGATTTTCACCGTGATATCAGCCGTCCAAGCCCTGCCACTGCCGCCCTCAATAGCGTGACATTTCAAATCTGTCAAGCTACGTTATttgacccctcccccttcatcAAAGGCTAGCGTTTCCATGAGAAGTACCACCACGCGGTCCGTCAATTAGGCCGAATTACTTGCCGATCCTGTCAGGGACTACCCTACGGCTCCAGTCGTACCAATTCAGGGCCTTGCCGTGTAGCATACGAGTGAGTAATATAAGTTTCAAAAACTAACCCACAATTCCGTTGCTAACCAGATCCGAACGCCTCCCCGCTTCCTCAAAACGACCCTGGGACTCGATGACCAAAAGGAGGCCTTTCGCGCCCACCCCGTTGGCTGCCGTAGGTTGGACCAGTGGCCTGGGGTTTTAATCGGATTCCCCTTCTGGGTTCCGGACAGAAATCCTCGAAGGCTTAAAGAGCCGTACCAGTAGAGTATAACATAGTAGATGtgatacttgaatgaagtgttcgctatgggatctgCCTCCCGAGattcacgccgaccttctgcagctcacgagcctgGAGTCCAACACGTgtgggttcattcaaagttctcacgttctaAGATCCGACTTttcaatcgttgtcctttattcgttgccgggtctgttgccgttgaatcaatccgtttgctctagttttgcctttcttggtaactgtagaatcttcggtaggctaccttaccagggttgcgcaaCCAACATCgtgttgaaggggctgccttctcgatgctgacacgatgcagtatgatgtgcacagtttagcttagagtccctcgctggcactcggacgatgatcagtcgctctaacatggggaacagacgctgttgtgagccgctcctaacatggagaacagacgctcgatcggATTTGCACATCCGGAAAGGAGCAAATAcctccttccctgtcagcatacgaccatagttcccagcggggttggttacccgatcttccctaaggttgctcgtatccagGCCAGCACCACGAtcaggtagggataggagttgctgggaaAGAGGCTAAGGActaatggggtctattttattccttcaggtacgcgaagaaCGAATTCAAAAAAgtctgaaattattttgaataatttaaacTACGATTATAATCTAAATAGGGATATTTTGAGTCAGTTcagattttggaaaaaaaaaaaataaatattacaaaatatgTTGAACATTGTGCATATTTAACTCtgcaaagatctaaaaatctgcAAAATCAGGAAAACGTCTGTAATATCTGAACCTTTCTAGTGCATTGGGGTTTatttcgacccaagcacacTCGAAACaacgctgtaactttgtaaTGCATCGAGATAATAATCTGAAAAAATCTGACTTGTCCCAACTTTTGGAAACTAATATTTCCTGAGAAATCCAGCTTCCAGTGACATCTAGGAGTGGCGCCACAAAAAAATGACACATTGCGCATTGgggttagacctgtgcgccggtcatataatcgatggcggcggcgtagtggtcacttttgccccggcgtagtggtcacttttgccccggcggcggcgcgccgttggcttttatcggcggcggcggtggcgtgaaccggcgtggatgaaaaaatcaatggctaaaacataaattttaacgcggattttttaattcacgcggttttgattcacacggtacaAATCGCtcgtataaaaatcgacttcagtggattgaaattgcaatattcgatcgatcatcaaacagcacattccatagtaaattaccagcgacactaataagtacctcaaaatgatatttaaattgaaactattttattattgtttgaTTCTGATGAATCGAAATTTAACAACAAATTCTGCTCCACTATTCGTAACTCTTGAGCAATACTGAGAATTAGACTTTGATAAAGTCCTgtcgatttacttctcaatatacctaaatttcagaaaaattctaactactattctttgagttacatatacaattgggcaATGTCTGAGCGGCTGCATATCTAATATATTAAGAGAATTTGCAGTTCGTTCACCTGCtgtatgcacaaatctcaatagaacataactaaaatgagctctcgctgagtaagactggggcacgatgacctaccaaattgaatattttccttaAAAGTTGGTTgaatatgacaaaaaaaagttcttggtgggctcctgaagagattttcagaggaaactACGTTTTTTTTACGTTTCATTAAAAAATCCTTTGTAAAACCGTataagaaattctgcggaaactcatataggcattttttcaaaaaccattaaggctctcgtttggaaattcctttagtaaaaccatagaatattcttccaggatttctattggaattttattaaggaatgaaatagttttcgaaaaaaatcgtgaaataatttccgaagaaattgctgaaaaaatcttcgaagagGTTCAAAAAGGACTCTCCGAGGGAATagcgaaaagagtttataaagacatttctggcaaaaattttgaagtaattttcaaaacaacttagtgtaaaaatacttcgtccgaacttggccagcttcactattgatcccacgacGGGGAAGTCCGTCAcacaaatcacaccaaggaaatacaaaaccgAACTAGTTTGTTTTCTTGCTAAAAGTAGACTCGTTTATTCACCATTAGAAGCAAAGGTTTGGGCATGCAGGCCTTGCTAATTATATGTATAGGTATTATAATTTTGCCCGGAAAcaccgacttcaaaaatagattacattagggaaccgaaggcattcccgcagaaaaataaaaaagaatcttttcagtaaatttcgaaaaaatgttctagggaattcctagaagaatttccgaatggttcccaaaagctatttccaaagaaatttctttaaatgaatttctgaagagattcccaaaaaaatcataaaaaatggagaatgtttccaagtaacattttaggttttacaacgctcttgaagaccataaattactcttcaagagtgttacaAAACctgcataaaaataaaatgttcgtAGGTTTGAGACAGAATTACTGAGGGAAATTATCAAGAACTTCTTCCTTAAgttaccgaagaattttcaaaggattacccgtagaaattccagaggaattacttaaggtagttctgaaagaattcctatgggaatttcaggaaaggATGCCaaagaacttgctaaggaacccaTAGAGAAATTTCTTAAAAGTTTCCAACGTtttctctaaaaaaaatccggaggaattcctagaataatcttccatataaatttccgaaaaaaatcctaagcaaactttcaaagactaaacatatttccgaaggaatctgtaaatgaatttctgaggaaatttttagagaaattctaaaatattttctgtcgatatttcaaaagcgatttgcgaatgattttcggaaggtacatctgaaagaatttctaagggagttacgaaagaattcctaaaggattttatgaagaaattcctaaagcaatttcctacgacatttttacaggaatttccaaaagaacgaacCTTAACAAATTTCCTatggttttcttaaacaaaggaatacgtgtaggaaattctgacgtaattcctgaggtaaattttgaggaatatccggaagaatttccgaagaacttctggaattcgtttccggaggGGTTTTTGTAGATCTTTTCGAGggacgaatcttcaaaggaatctctggaggaaattacgaataaattactggaaaaaatcccaaaggaattcttgaagaaatctaggaattacatcagaaataccagtaggcattttctctgaaattctattgggaatttcttcgtttttttttaagaattccttcgaaaatgccatcataaaatccttcaaaaatacctttatggatttatctggaaattcctttaggaattctttagggaagtattttaccttcaaaaactctttttaagttcctttaggatttattttcgaaaatccattcaggttctcttttgggaatgcctttaacaatttatttggaatttcctgCAGTAAACCCtaaacaaatttcttcaaaaacgcctccgaaaatttatttgggaactccttcggaattttatttcttaaataaggccgttacaaatatttaattaactttttgtcctactggtctccgaaaggtcaaaggGGGGATAGtagaaaataaatattaaaatgaaaaaaataaaaaaaactcctcggatttgttaaagaatgttttggaaatcctcaaaattatccgaattttattgtGTTGCCtcctaaaaatatatttttttggcaaaaaatccgaggaggaggagggagacaaaatagattttaaatatttgtatcggtctAATTGCCGAAACAACTTCAAAccgaaaaatttccgaaaaaaatctcaaaaaatgtttgaagaaattctcCTAAAAAAacgaaaggattttttttttatttatttccgaactaatttctggagcatttttcaaacgaattcataaatgaatgtttaaacgatattctcagaaatttcaggaattttacaataaggcttttacaaaacagtattaaataatttcaatacaataacataaaattaaattttcataatgtttgaaaatacctgatgttttaactaaataatttgactaaatactatGCAGCAAGGCGACAACGCCCCAGTTCTGGGTTACAATAactgtgaataaaaaaaataagaaccgCTTTTAACTGATGCTCGTTATATTTGCGCAGCAATATTCACtttgctgatgctcagcaagtggttttgtaatattcagaaattgatttcaaaatataaattacttactCGGGGGTCGAAACAGAGGTTGAGGGGttgagattcaaatattttgctaaatcagtttgccttataagccaactatcctaatagcacaaatctaaaaacaaagaaaaccgattttataagttgatttaaataaataaaaacca
The nucleotide sequence above comes from Armigeres subalbatus isolate Guangzhou_Male chromosome 3, GZ_Asu_2, whole genome shotgun sequence. Encoded proteins:
- the LOC134221732 gene encoding uncharacterized protein LOC134221732 produces the protein MTASTEVLREAKTSCITAAATSEEPTFLDHYVERHSNYQRMLRITAYCLRFLQNCRVPRNERATDILTTEETKTAETTLTKLVQMQFFSNEINQLRQGKPIASRSRLRWFHPFLDDKHVLRIGGRLGNSQLPYESKHQAILPSTHTFSKLLVKHIHLQQLHAGPQLLLAVLRLRHWVIGARDLAKRTVQNCIICVRNRPKRIEQFMAELPTARVTATRPFSTTGIDYWGPIQIKQQHRRAAPRKAYVAVFVCFSTKAVHIELVADLSTAKFIQALRRFVSRRGLCSDIYSDNGRNFIGAANELRRILNNKEHQTEVAQECLSNGIRWHFNPPTASHFGGLWEAAIASAQKHFFRILGPHILYYDDTETLLSQIECCLHSRPIVPVSDDPSDFEVLTPGHFLVGAPMKAVPDVDFSTTPLNHLHQWQLTQKLFQHLWQRWHREYLCTLQQRTKWLNAPTDIEVGRLVVMKDDNVPPMNWRTARIEELHPGSDGIVRVVSLRSPQGKFIRPVAKICLLPVASPPCQKTDALDSTSKTRSC